A single genomic interval of Oryza sativa Japonica Group chromosome 7, ASM3414082v1 harbors:
- the LOC4343849 gene encoding uDP-arabinopyranose mutase 3 — MASSDAAAAQAATPLLKDELDIVIPTIRNLDFLEMWRPFFQPYHLIIVQDGDPKKTIRVPEGFDYELYNRDDINRILGPRASCISFKDSACRCFGYMVSKKKYIYTIDDDCFVAKDPSGKDINALEQHIKNLLNPSTPFFFNTLYDPYRDGADFVRGYPFSLREGAPTAVSHGLWLNIPDYDAPTQLVKPLERNSRYVDAVMTIPKGTLFPMCGMNLAFDRDLIGPAMYFGLMGDGQPIGRYDDMWAGWCTKVITDHLGLGVKTGLPYIWHSKASNPFVNLKKEYNGIFWQEELIPFFQSASLPKEADTVQKCYLELAKQVRAKLGKVDGYFNKLADSMVTWIEAWDQLNPPKGAVATANGTAKSK, encoded by the exons ATGGCTTCCtccgacgccgcggccgcgcagGCGGCGACGCCGCTGCTGAAGGACGAGCTGGACATCGTGATCCCGACGATCCGCAACCTGGACTTCCTGGAGATGTGGAGGCCCTTCTTCCAGCCGTACCACCTCATCATCGTCCAGGACGGCGACCCCAAGAAGACGATCCGGGTGCCCGAGGGCTTCGACTACGAGCTCTACAACCGCGACGACATCAACCGGATCCTCGGCCCCAGGGCCTCCTGCATCTCCTTCAAGGACTCCGCCTGCCGCTGCTTCGGCTACATGGTCTCCAAGAAGAAGTACATCTACACCATCGACGACGACTGCTTC GTTGCTAAAGACCCATCAGGAAAGGATATCAATGCACTTGAGCAGCACATCAAGAACCTTCTGAACCCTTCCACTCCATTTTTCTTCAACACTTTGTATGACCCGTACCGTGATGGCGCTGATTTTGTCCGTGGGTACCCCTTCAGCCTCCGTGAGGGTGCCCCGACTGCCGTTTCTCATGGGCTTTGGCTCAACATTCCAGACTATGATGCCCCTACCCAGCTTGTCAAGCCTCTTGAGAGGAACAGCAG GTATGTGGATGCTGTTATGACAATCCCGAAGGGCACTTTATTCCCGATGTGTGGAATGAACCTTGCTTTTGACCGTGACCTCATCGGTCCTGCGATGTACTTTGGTCTTATGGGTGATGGCCAGCCTATTGGTCGTTACGACGATATGTGGGCAGGATGGTGCACCAAG GTGATTACCGATCACTTGGGTTTGGGTGTTAAGACTGGCCTTCCCTACATCTGGCACAGCAAAGCGAGCAACCCCTTTGTGAACCTCAAGAAGGAATACAACGGCATATTCTGGCAGGAGGAGCTGATCCCCTTCTTCCAGTCTGCGTCCCTCCCGAAGGAGGCCGACACTGTCCAGAAGTGTTACCTTGAGCTGGCCAAGCAAGTGAGGGCGAAGCTCGGGAAGGTCGATGGCTACTTCAACAAGCTCGCCGACTCCATGGTCACATGGATTGAGGCCTGGGATCAGCTGAACCCACCAAAGGGAGCTGTTGCCACCGCAAACGGCACTGCCAAGAGCAAGTGA